One window of the Cryptomeria japonica chromosome 7, Sugi_1.0, whole genome shotgun sequence genome contains the following:
- the LOC131074594 gene encoding transcription factor TCP3 yields MPYDDFGTLVVQRSESSSLSSHRRTGALDSVKNASELARRMAEKDSHKPTRGRQAGANNPRVPPPMGEIVEVEGGHIVRSTGRKDRHSKVYTAKGPRDRRVRLSASTAIQFYDLQDRLGYDRPSKAVAWLIEKAKSSIDELAKLPQTRIPTSQPKPTQSKDKEPADGSPNEAQSSATATFKAEHSRAVARERARERAKERTQERDSKSLPQPVYADLNLFSNSMIQAVQLQNAASKGFTTGQNTQIFHPPLQMDNISPDSISRSLNLEPSSLPHQSFYQSLLAQTTQAVQNFNPPETSHFDSSAVVFSEADNSNMARNNQSLFSCSAAPAFQVPFIAMSEQHNHEFGAQQPNRILRPPWNNSSMSLSNAAADHFGAYSGLNIRGHCQPQNSYTVRGTLQSSSSPVRVRPLPSARDLAAASAADQLLLNMATTSGGNFSGFRIPARIQGIDEHDDVKPSAASSNSQL; encoded by the coding sequence ATGCCGTATGATGATTTCGGGACTTTGGTAGTACAGAGGAGCGAATCTTCGTCTTTATCCAGTCACAGGAGGACGGGTGCCTTAGATTCTGTGAAAAATGCTTCGGAATTGGCACGGAGAATGGCTGAGAAGGATTCTCACAAACCGACCCGTGGAAGGCAGGCGGGAGCCAATAATCCCAGGGTACCGCCGCCAATGGGCGAAATAGTGGAAGTAGAGGGCGGTCACATAGTTCGGTCCACAGGCCGTAAAGATCGACACAGCAAAGTCTACACAGCCAAAGGCCCAAGAGATCGACGCGTCAGGCTCTCTGCATCCACTGCCATTCAATTCTATGATCTCCAAGACCGATTGGGCTATGACCGTCCCAGCAAAGCAGTAGCCTGGCTGATTGAGAAAGCAAAATCCTCCATTGATGAGCTCGCAAAGCTTCCCCAAACCCGTATTCCGACCTCCCAGCCCAAACCCACCCAAAGCAAAGACAAAGAGCCAGCAGATGGAAGCCCAAATGAAGCCCAATCAAGTGCAACAGCGACCTTCAAAGCCGAGCATTCCCGAGCAGTAGCCAGAGAACGGGCCAGGGAACGAGCCAAAGAGCGCACTCAGGAACGAGATTCCAAATCTCTTCCCCAGCCTGTATACGCTGATCTGAACCTGTTTTCAAACTCCATGATACAGGCTGTGCAGTTACAGAACGCTGCCTCTAAAGGCTTCACGACCGGGCAGAACACCCAAATCTTCCACCCTCCTCTTCAAATGGATAATATCTCTCCAGATTCAATCTCAAGAAGCCTTAATCTAGAGCCCTCTTCTCTGCCTCACCAGTCATTTTACCAGTCCTTGCTTGCACAAACTACCCAGGCGGTACAGAATTTTAATCCCCCAGAAACTTCTCACTTCGATTCCTCCGCAGTAGTCTTCAGCGAGGCAGATAATTCAAACATGGCCAGAAACAACCAGAGCCTGTTTTCTTGCTCGGCTGCCCCGGCATTCCAGGTCCCATTCATTGCAATGTCCGAGCAGCATAACCATGAGTTTGGCGCGCAGCAGCCCAACAGAATATTAAGACCTCCATGGAACAACAGCAGCATGAGCTTAAGCAATGCAGCAGCAGATCATTTTGGTGCCTATTCGGGGCTTAATATTCGAGGGCATTGCCAGCCGCAAAACTCATACACAGTTAGGGGAACCCTTCAGTCCAGTTCAAGTCCCGTTCGCGTTCGGCCATTGCCGTCAGCTCGCGACCTTGCCGCCGCTTCCGCCGCCGACCAACTCCTGCTCAACATGGCGACCACTTCCGGCGGCAATTTCTCGGGCTTTCGGATTCCGGCGCGAATTCAGGGCATCGACGAGCACGACGATGTAAAGCCGTCGGCTGCCTCGTCAAATTCTCAGCTCTAG